The proteins below are encoded in one region of Flavobacteriales bacterium:
- a CDS encoding transpeptidase family protein, which yields MSHEKEIKNRVYLSYGLMCLFAIAIVARVAQIQFVQGEQWKQKAETQTTAFRNIEAARGNIFAIDGSLLATSEPIYEIRWDAAVPSLKDEYFNDHIDKLSQQLANLFKDKSATAYRRELTQARLNKSQYYLLKRQVGHKELKALREFEIFNLGKYSGGLIYNQHNKRAKPFKQLAARTIGYDRPGFSVGLEGAYSEELSGVGGKRLMQKIAGGNWKPLNDENEVEPEDGSDLVTTIDINIQDVAEHALQTQLEKHRAHHGCAILMEVETGAIKAIANLTEQEDGSYAETYNYAIGSATEPGSTFKLASLLCLLEDGYIDLTDSVDIEGGIKKYYNATMKDSKTGVYNKITVAKVFEISSNVGVSKLVNQYYQKDPQKFVDRLVAMGLNEPLGLEINGEGVSSIPSPKDPSWSGISLPWMSIGYEVLQTPLQILTMYNAIANNGVKVRPKFVDYITNHGTVEKEFPTVVLNKQICSQSTVDKLKIMMEGVVEHGTASNLKHANYKIAGKTGTAQISKGGSYHRDKSYQASFVGYFPAEKPRYTCIVVVDSPTSSVYYGNLVAGPIFKEISDKVYSTQVKMLDEIAADPTSDNELLPFSKVSEKRDLVKAFETLNIKTEIKDPDAQWAIASSDSSSIKITEQEVIENLVPRVVGMGAMDALFLLENAGLKVNMQGSGVVRNQSIIPGTRVTEGREIIIRLS from the coding sequence TTGAGCCACGAGAAGGAAATAAAAAACCGCGTTTATCTATCGTATGGATTGATGTGCCTTTTCGCGATTGCCATTGTGGCTCGCGTTGCTCAAATTCAATTCGTTCAAGGCGAACAATGGAAGCAAAAAGCAGAAACTCAAACCACTGCATTTCGCAACATTGAGGCTGCCAGAGGTAATATTTTCGCTATTGACGGAAGTCTATTGGCAACCTCAGAACCCATTTATGAGATACGCTGGGATGCAGCCGTTCCATCGTTAAAAGACGAATACTTTAACGACCATATCGATAAACTATCACAACAATTAGCTAACCTATTTAAGGACAAATCGGCCACTGCTTACAGGCGCGAACTAACTCAGGCTCGACTTAACAAAAGCCAGTATTACCTTTTAAAGAGACAAGTTGGACACAAGGAGTTGAAAGCGCTTCGCGAGTTTGAGATTTTCAATCTTGGAAAATACAGCGGTGGACTCATCTATAATCAGCACAACAAACGTGCGAAGCCGTTCAAGCAGCTTGCAGCAAGAACCATCGGTTACGACCGACCAGGTTTTAGTGTTGGACTGGAAGGTGCATACTCTGAGGAACTTTCGGGTGTTGGCGGAAAACGTCTGATGCAAAAGATTGCCGGTGGAAACTGGAAACCACTGAATGACGAGAACGAAGTAGAACCAGAAGATGGATCGGATCTGGTCACAACCATTGACATCAATATTCAGGACGTTGCAGAGCATGCACTACAGACGCAATTGGAAAAGCATCGCGCTCATCATGGTTGTGCCATCTTAATGGAGGTTGAAACGGGTGCAATAAAAGCCATCGCAAATCTGACCGAGCAAGAAGATGGATCATACGCAGAAACTTACAATTATGCCATCGGCTCGGCCACCGAACCTGGGTCAACATTCAAGTTGGCAAGCCTGCTTTGTTTATTGGAAGATGGATACATCGACCTAACGGATTCTGTTGACATAGAAGGTGGCATCAAAAAGTATTACAACGCCACAATGAAAGACTCCAAAACAGGCGTCTACAACAAGATCACTGTAGCAAAAGTGTTCGAGATTTCTTCAAATGTCGGTGTATCCAAATTGGTAAATCAGTATTACCAAAAAGACCCGCAAAAGTTTGTTGACCGCTTGGTAGCCATGGGGTTAAATGAACCGTTGGGTCTTGAAATAAATGGAGAAGGTGTGTCGTCCATCCCTTCGCCAAAAGACCCAAGTTGGTCAGGTATATCGTTGCCTTGGATGAGTATCGGCTACGAAGTGCTGCAAACGCCTTTGCAGATCTTGACCATGTATAATGCGATTGCCAACAACGGAGTGAAGGTGCGTCCAAAATTTGTGGATTACATTACCAACCACGGAACCGTTGAAAAGGAATTCCCAACCGTTGTGCTTAACAAGCAGATCTGCTCTCAGAGCACGGTTGACAAGCTGAAAATAATGATGGAGGGAGTTGTGGAACATGGCACCGCAAGCAACCTTAAACACGCCAATTATAAGATTGCCGGAAAAACCGGAACTGCACAGATTTCCAAAGGCGGAAGCTACCATCGCGACAAGAGCTACCAAGCTTCTTTCGTAGGCTATTTCCCTGCTGAGAAACCACGATACACCTGCATTGTAGTGGTGGATTCACCAACGAGTTCTGTCTATTACGGCAACTTGGTGGCTGGCCCGATCTTCAAAGAAATTTCAGACAAGGTCTACTCCACTCAGGTTAAAATGTTGGATGAAATTGCAGCTGATCCGACTTCAGACAACGAACTCCTTCCTTTCTCGAAAGTATCTGAGAAACGAGACCTGGTAAAAGCATTCGAAACACTGAACATCAAAACTGAGATCAAAGATCCAGATGCTCAATGGGCAATCGCTTCATCAGATTCTTCATCGATTAAAATAACCGAGCAAGAGGTTATCGAAAACCTTGTTCCGCGCGTGGTTGGAATGGGTGCAATGGATGCCCTTTTCCTACTAGAAAATGCGGGGCTGAAAGTGAACATGCAAGGTTCTGGTGTGGTCCGCAATCAATCTATCATTCCTGGAACCCGCGTGACCGAAGGTCGCGAAATCATCATTCGTCTATCATGA
- a CDS encoding UDP-N-acetylmuramoyl-L-alanyl-D-glutamate--2,6-diaminopimelate ligase, which yields MKLLKDILYRAGIEEVVGSTNVAIENVCIDSRQAKKFSLFVAVKGTLTDGHEFIQKAIEQGSVAIVCEVLPDVLKKDVNYVQVKNSRYAAGVIASNFYDNPSRNLKLVGVTGTNGKTTTATLLYELFKGLGYKVGLISTVRNLINNTVVAATHTTPDPVNLNKLLAEMVDAGCEFCFMEVSSHALHQHRVAGLEFTGAIFTNITHDHLDYHETFKNYIAAKKMLFDGLSSKAFAVVNMDDKNGEVMVQNTKAKIVTYGLKSMAGRKAKILENNLTGLILNIDGQEVITRLIGSFNAYNILSVYGAALELKEEKLQILTTLSNLHSPDGRFQFIKTENNILGIVDYAHTPDALENVLSTIHELRTGNEKLVTLVGCGGDRDKTKRPEMARIAAEGSDKVILTSDNPRSEDPQTIIDEMKAGLDPVLIRKAVTIIDRAEAIRTACMLAQPGDIILVAGKGHEKYQEVKGVKTPFDDMEVLTTNLKQIY from the coding sequence ATGAAATTACTGAAAGACATATTGTACAGGGCGGGCATTGAGGAAGTGGTCGGTTCCACAAACGTGGCCATCGAGAACGTTTGCATTGATTCGAGACAAGCGAAGAAATTTTCGCTCTTCGTTGCAGTAAAAGGCACATTGACGGATGGACACGAATTCATCCAGAAAGCAATAGAGCAAGGTTCTGTAGCCATCGTTTGCGAAGTACTTCCAGATGTATTGAAGAAAGACGTCAACTACGTTCAAGTGAAGAACAGCCGCTACGCAGCAGGCGTGATTGCTTCGAATTTCTACGACAATCCATCGCGGAACCTGAAACTGGTTGGCGTGACGGGAACAAACGGAAAAACAACCACGGCCACGCTTCTTTACGAACTTTTCAAAGGATTGGGCTACAAAGTTGGCCTGATATCAACGGTAAGGAATCTCATCAACAATACGGTTGTGGCTGCTACGCACACAACTCCAGACCCAGTAAACCTGAACAAGTTATTGGCCGAAATGGTCGATGCTGGCTGTGAGTTCTGTTTCATGGAGGTGAGCTCGCATGCGTTGCATCAGCATCGCGTTGCCGGGTTGGAATTCACGGGTGCAATTTTCACCAACATCACTCACGACCACCTCGATTATCACGAGACATTCAAGAATTACATCGCTGCCAAGAAAATGCTGTTCGATGGGCTTTCATCTAAGGCTTTTGCTGTGGTGAATATGGACGACAAGAACGGTGAGGTGATGGTACAGAACACCAAAGCCAAGATTGTGACCTACGGTTTGAAATCGATGGCTGGTCGCAAAGCAAAGATCCTTGAGAACAACCTTACCGGACTTATTCTAAACATTGACGGACAGGAAGTGATCACAAGATTGATCGGCTCTTTTAATGCTTACAATATTCTCAGCGTTTATGGCGCAGCGCTAGAACTAAAAGAAGAGAAGTTGCAGATTCTGACCACACTCAGTAATCTCCATTCTCCAGATGGTCGATTCCAGTTCATTAAAACCGAGAACAATATTCTAGGAATTGTGGATTATGCACACACACCAGATGCTCTGGAAAATGTGCTTTCGACCATTCACGAACTGCGAACTGGTAATGAGAAACTGGTGACACTTGTGGGTTGCGGTGGCGATCGCGACAAAACCAAGCGACCTGAAATGGCGCGCATCGCTGCTGAAGGAAGCGATAAGGTGATACTTACTTCAGACAATCCGCGAAGCGAAGATCCGCAAACCATCATTGATGAGATGAAAGCGGGTCTTGACCCTGTGCTTATCCGCAAGGCCGTGACCATCATTGACCGCGCAGAAGCAATTCGCACGGCTTGCATGTTGGCTCAACCAGGCGATATCATTCTCGTTGCTGGCAAAGGCCACGAGAAATACCAAGAAGTGAAAGGTGTGAAAACGC